The following nucleotide sequence is from Mycobacterium sp. 3519A.
TACCAGGTCGGCGCGATCCACGGACGCCTGCTGACGGCCTGGTCGGTGGCGGGCATTCTGGGGCCGATCATCGTCAACGCGATCGCCGACAGCCAGGAGGCCGCAGGCAAATCCGGTCCGGCGCTGTACACGCTGTCGTTCTCGATCATGATCGCGCTGCTGGTCGTCGGCCTGGTCTGCAACGAACTGATCAGGCCCGTCAACCAGAAGTGGCATGAGCCAACCGAATCCGTTGAACCCGACGTGGCAGTCGAGGAGGCATTGCGATGACCGAGGGTGAACTCCACGAATACCAGCCCACCGTGCCCAAGGTGTACATCGCCCTGGCGTGGGCGTGGGCTGGTATCCCGTTCCTCTACGGCGTCTATGAACTGCTGATCAAGGTCACGCAGCTGTTCAAGACGGGGTAAGCGCGCCACTCGGGTAGCCAGTTATGGCACGCGACAAGCGGGCGGTTTCACGCTGTGATTGCAACAGCGGGTGGTTTTGACGGGTTTGAGAGTAGTTCGTCGAGGGTTTCGGCTGGGGTCTTCCAGCTCAGGGTTTGCCGGGGCCGGTTGTTGAGCTTGGCGGCGACGTAGTCCAGATAGTCTGCCGGGAAGATCGACAAGTCGGTGCCTTTAGCAAAGTATTGGCGCAGCAGTCCGTTGGTGTTCTCGTTGGTCCCGCGCTGCCATGGTGAGTGCGGATCACAGAAGTAGATATCTAATTCCGTCGCTGCGGCGATAGCGGCGTGATTGGCCATCTCTTTGCCTTGATCCCAGGTCAGTGTCTTACGCAGAATCGCCGGCAGCTGAGCCATTTTCGCGACGATGGCCTCTTGCACTGCCAGGGCACCGTGGTCGTCAGGCAGATGCAGCAGCAGCACGAACCGAGTCATGCGTTCGACCACGGTGCCGATCGCCGAACCCGATGCGGTGCTACCCATGATCAGGTCACCTTCCCAGTGGCCGGGTACGGCACGGTCTTCGACCTCCGGTGGACGCTCGCTGATGTTGACCATGTCGCGGATTTGCCCTCGGCGCTGGTTACCGCGTCGTTGAGGCTTGCGCAACGCCCGCCCAGTGCGTAGACATTTGTGCAGCTCACGGCGCAGATTTCCTTTACCCTGCACGTAGATCGACTGATAGATGGTCTCGTGGGACACCCGCATCTCCGCATCGTCGGGAAATTCGATCGGCAGCCGGTTGGCGATCTGTTGAGGACTGTGGTCGTCTAGCAGCCGATTCTGCACCTCAAGGTGCAACCGTTCATTGGTGGCCAGCTTGCGCGGTTTCGGGCGTCGAGCCCGCGCGTGAGCACGCGCCTGTGCGACGCCGGCCCGATACCTCGGCGTGGCATCCCAGCCGCCGTGCCGTTGCGCCCCGAACCGGTACCGCGAACGATATCGTCCACGGCAGAACGCGTTTCGGTCGATCTCACGCATGACCGTCGAGGCCGGGCGGCCCAGCCGCCTGCCGATCTGCCGAATGCTTTCCCCTCTGGCAATGCCGTCTTGAATTTCGTTACGTTCGTCTTCGCCCAGCCGCGACCACTTCCGCACACCGGTCTCATCAGGAAATTTGGGTCTCACCCCGCCAGCATCGGCAAACCAGCGCCAGCCGGTGCGCACCGACACACCGACTGCCTGCGCCGCCTCCACCACCGACGTGCCATCGCCGACATGACCCCAGAACTGACGACCAACACAGGCATAACGCGACGGACGCATCAACAACTCCTCAGCTAGGAGCCGTTGCAATCACCCCTTGAACCTGAGCCGANGCCGGGCGGCCCAGCCGCCTGCCGATCTGCCGAATGCTTTCCCCTCTGGCAATGCCGTCTTGAATTTCGTTACGTTCGTCTTCGCCCAGCCGCGACCACTTCCGCACACCGGTCTCATCAGGAAATTTGGGTCTCACCCCGCCAGCATCGGCAAACCAGCGCCAGCCGGTGCGCACCGACACACCGACTGCCTGCGCGCCCTCCACCACCGACGTGCCATCGCCGACATGACCCCAGAACTGACGACCAACACAGGCATAACGCGACGGACGCATCAACAACTCCTCAGCTAGGAGCCGTTGCAATCACCCCTTGAACCTGAGCCGATTTCGCGTGCCATAAGTGGCCGCTCGGGCGACAACGCTACTTCTTGACGGTGTGCTTCGGGCCCTGCGCCTTCTTGTACAACGCCTTGAGCATCCGGTCCCGGAACGCCGCGTTGTCGATCATCTTGATGCCCGCGTTCGCGAACTTCGGGTAGCCCAGCAGCTTGTGGAAGTAGCGGCCACGCCGGTACTCCTTGCCCCAGGCGGCTTCCATCCGCTGCGCGTAGTTGGTGAAGTCGTCGGGGCCGCCGTTCTGCAGCGCGGCGATCGCGCATTCGCCTGCGGCCAAACCGGATTCCAGCGCCTTGGAGATGCCGGCACCGGATGCGGGCTTACCCGCGCCAAGCGAGTCGCCCGTGAACAGGACGCCTGGCCGCCACGGCGGCCACGCGGTGAAGCCCATCGGCAGCCGCCACGCCCGCACGCTCTTGTTCTTCTTCAGCTCCTCGATCGGCGGCAGCTCCCAGTCCTGCGGCAGCGTGCGCAGGAACTCGCCGAGGAACTGCGTGGCGTTGATGGACTGCCAGTTCTTGTAGCTGTTGACGTAACCCAGCCCAATGTTGAACAGGCCGTTGCCCATTGGAAACACCCAGCCGTAGCCGGGCAACTGATCGCCCTGGAACGCCAGCTTCAGGTAGATGTCGAGGCTGTCGGAATCCGGCCGGTTGGCGTGCATCTCGGAGCGGATCGCGATCGCCGAGTAGCCGTTGTACTCCGAGTCGATCTTCAGCGCCCGCTTGATGGGGGAGTAGGCGCCGTCGGCCGCGATCACCGCGTCGCCGTAGACCTTCTCGCCGCTCTTGCACGTCACACCCACCACGCGGCCGTTCTCCACGATCGGCCCGGTCACCTCCGACGACTGACGCACCTCGGCGCCCGCGGACTCCGCGTGCTTGAGCAACAGCGTGTCCAGGTGCTCGCGGCTGACGGTGTGGCCGTGATCCGGCATGCCGGGCCGCTTCGGGAAGGACAGCTCCCACTGGCTCGGGCTGAACACCGTGACGCGGTTGACGCGGTGAAACTCGGCGACCTCGTGGGCCAGGCCCATCTTCTGCAGATAGCTGACCGCGCGGGCGGTCAGGCCGTCACCACACGGCTTGGCCCGCGGGAACTCGGCCTTGTCCAGAACCACCACTTTGGCGCCGGTCTGCGCGGCCTGCCACGCCGCGGCCGAGCCCGAGGGCCCACCACCTGCGATGACCAGGTCGTAACGCTGCGTCATACGTCTCTCTCGTTCTTGGGATGTCGCACGAATATTACCCAGGGTGACGGGTCGGTGTTTGGCAAGCAAATTCGGCTGGCCAGCGCGGCGGAAGCCCGTGTTGCCGGTCGGTCTGAGCAGGTCAGCGACCCTCGGGCGGTACAGTAGGCGGGTGCGACGAGGGTCCAGGTCACATTCGGCCGAGCCGGGTGTCAAGGTGGACGCCCGCAGCGAGCGCTGGCGCGAACACCGCAAGAAGGTGCGGTCCGAGATCGTCGACGCCGCTTTCAGGGCGATCGACCGGCTCGGACCGGAATTGAGCCTGCGTGAGATCGCCGAAGAGGCGGGCACCGCGAAACCGAAGATCTACCGGCACTTCACCGACAAGTCAGACCTGTTCCAGGCCGTCGGGGAACGCCTGCGCGACATGCTGTGGGCGGCGATCTTCCCGTCGATCAATCTGTCCACCGATCCCGCGCGTGAGGTGATCCGGCGCAGCGTCGAGCAGTACGTCCGGCTGGTCGACGAGCACCCGAACGTGCTGCGGTTCCTGATTCAGGGCCGCTTCGCCGAGCAGAGCGAGTCGACCATGCGTGCGCTCAACGAGGGCCGCGAGATCACGTTGGCGATGGCCAACATGTTCGACAACGAGCTGCGGGACATGGAGCTCGACGCGACCGCGCTGGAGTTGGCCGCGTACTCCGCGTTCGGCTCCATCGCCTCGGCCACCGACTGGTGGCTGGGCACCGAACAGGACAGCCCCCGCCGGATGCCGCCCGACGAGTTCGTCGCGCACCTCACCACGATCATGGTCGGGTCCATCAACGGCACCTGCGAACTGCTCGGCATCAAGATCGACGCCGACCTGCCGCTGCACGAGGGTGTGCGCCGCCGCGAGCACGTCGCCTGACGAAATTTGGGGCAGACGCCTCATGTGGTGTGGCCGTGCCGCGGCTGACCATCGGTGCATGACGAAACAACTCACCCCACAAGACACCGTTGCTGCCGTGCTGGCCAACCCGATGCTGCCCGCCGGCGACGGCGAGCGATTCGTCGGGTTCGGCATCATGGGCCTGCCGTTCGACAACGGCCACTACCTGGCTATGCGCCACATTCCCGCGACTTCGTTTGCGCCGCCCTATGTTTCGGTGTGGCATCGCGACCCGTCGTGCAACTGGACGTTCTATGCGACGACGCCGGGACAGCACAGCTGCGCCCGCTACTTCAGCGCGGCCACACCCAACCCCACCGTTCAGTGCGACATCGAGATCGACTGGCTGGGACCGTGGTCGGCGGTCATCCGGATCCCTGGCGTGCTGCACTGGACCGTCGACCTCGAGACATCGCGGGCCACCCGGGTGATGAGCAGGATCGGCGCCCGGTTGCCCGACGCGAAGTGGGCCGACCCGAACGTGTCCAGGCGGCTGAGCCGCGTCGCGCGCCGCACGTTGGGCGTTGGCGATGTCCGACTGACCGGCCGCGCCCCGAACGGGCAGTGCTACACGATGGCGCCCAAACAATTGTGGCTCGTCAAGAAGTCGACCGCAGTGCTGCACGGCCGCGACCTCGGCATCACCGGGCCGTTGCTGCGCCAGGCCCGCCTCGGCGACTTCCGGTTGCCGCAGCGGGGCATCGGGATGGTCGGCTCGGGTCACTTCGAGACGTTCGACCCTGACCGGCACCTGTCGGCCGACCGCGCCGTCTCGTTGGCCTGATCAGCACCGTTGGCGACAGCGGCGGCAACCGCTAACCTGGGAGCCGGAAATACCCGGTACCGGCGTTCCCAGGAAGGATGGGCCCAATGACGGTTGCCCCGGAGCGCGCTGCGGACACCACGCAGCAGCCCGTGCACACCCGCGCGCTGATCATCGGCACCGGCTTCTCGGGCCTCGGCATGGCCATCGAGTTGCAGCGCCGGGGCGTCGAGTTCCTGATCCTGGAGAAGGCCGACGAGATCGGCGGCACCTGGCGCGACAACACCTATCCCGGTTGCGCCTGCGACATCCCGTCGCACATGTACTCGTTCTCGTTCGAGCCGAAGCCGGACTGGAAGCACATGTGGTCCTTCCAGCCGGAGATCTTCGACTACCTCAAGGGGGTGACCGAGAAGTACGGGCTGCGCCGCTACATCTCGTTTCACTCCCACGTCGACCGTGCGCACTGGGACGACGACGAGTTGCGCTGGCACGTGTTCACCAAAGACGGCCGCGAGTTCGTCGCGCAGTTCGTCGTCTCCGGCGTCGGCGGGCTGCACATCCCGCTGATCCCCGAATTCGAGGGACTCGACGAATTCACCGGCGCTGCTTTCCATTCCGCGCAGTGGGACCACAGCGTCGACCTGACCGGTAAGCGGGTCGCGGTGATCGGCACCGGCGCCAGTGCCATCCAGATCGTGCCCGAGATCGTCAAAGACGTCGGCGCGCTGCATCTGTACCAGCGCACCCCGGCGTGGGTGATGCCGCGGCCCAACAACCCGATCCCGCAGTGGATGCGCGATGCGTTCACCAACGTACCCGGCACCAGGGCTGCCATGCGGGCGGGCATCTACTGGATCCACGAGGCCGTCGGCTTCGCGATGACCAAACAGCCCAGGCTGCTCAAAATCGGTGAGCTGATGGGCAAATGGAACATCCGGCGGTCGATCGAGGACCCCGAGTTGCGCCGCAAGCTGACGCCGAACTACCGCGCCGGATGCAAGCGCATCCTCAACTCCGACACCTACTACGTCGGCATCGCCAACCCCAAGACCGAGGTGATCACCGACAAGATCGCCCGGTTCACGCCGCGCGGCATCGTCACCGCCGACGGGGTCGAGCGCGACGTCGACGTCGTCGTCTTCGCCACCGGATTCCACGTCACCGACTCGTATACCTACGTCGACATCAAGGGGCCCGGCGGTGAGGACCTGGGGGACCGGTGGACCCGCGAAGGGGTGTCCGCGCTGCACGGCATCACGATCGCCGACATGCCGAACCTGTTCTTCCTGCTCGGCCCCAACACCGCGCTGGGGCACAACTCGGTGGTGTTCATGATCGAGTCGCAGATCCGCTACGCCGCGCATGCGATCGCCGCCGTCGACAAGGCCGGCGCGCAGGCGCTAGCGCCGACGCGGGAAGCCGCCGACGCCTACAACGCCGAACTGCAACGGCAGTTGGCGGGCACGGTGTGGAGCACCGGCGGTTGCCAGAGTTGGTACCTCGACGAGCACGGGGTGAACCGGACGCTGTGGAGTGGGATGACCTGGCAGTACTGGCTGTCGACCCGCAAGTTCAAGGCCTCGGAGTACAAGTTCCTCGGGGTCGGCAAGAGAAACTGAGGCGACACGCCAACACAAGATGTCGCGGTTCCATCTGTTGTCGCACCCCAGGGGTAGTGTCGGAAGCGCCCGGAGCCGCTGCGGCCGGCGACATCGGGCCTGAGGGGCAAATGACTTTCTGGGCGAAAAGGGGTTCTCGTGAGCGATGGCATGAAGCTGATCGACCGTGTTTCGGCCATCAACTGGAACCGTCTGCAGGACGAAAAAGACGCCGAGGTGTGGGACCGGCTGACCGGTAATTTCTGGTTGCCGGAGAAGGTGCCGGTGTCCAACGACATCCCGTCCTGGAACACCCTGACCGCGCACGAGAAGCAGTTGACCATGCGGGTGTTCACCGGCCTGACGCTGCTCGACACCATCCAGGGCACCGTCGGCGCGGTCAGCCTGATCCCGGATGCGCTGACCCCGCACGAGGAAGCGGTGTACACGAACATCGCGTTCATGGAGTCGGTGCACGCGCGCAGCTACAGCAACATCTTCTCGACGCTGTGTTCGACCGCTGAGATCGACGATGCGTTCCGCTGGTCGGAGGAGAACCCCAACCTTCAGCGCAAGGCCGAGATCGTCATGCAGTACTACAAGGGCGACGAGCCGCTCAAGCGCAAGGTGGCTTCCACGCTGCTGGAGAGCTTCCTGTTCTACTCCGGCTTCTATCTGCCGATGTACTGGTCCAGCCGGGCGAAGCTGACCAACACCGCCGACATGATCCGGCTGATCATCCGTGACGAGGCCGTGCACGGCTACTACATCGGCTACAA
It contains:
- a CDS encoding helix-turn-helix domain-containing protein, which codes for MRPSRYACVGRQFWGHVGDGTSVVEGAQAVGVSVRTGWRWFADAGGVRPKFPDETGVRKWSRLGEDERNEIQDGIARGESIRQIGRRLGRPASAQVQGVIATAPS
- a CDS encoding NAD(P)/FAD-dependent oxidoreductase yields the protein MTQRYDLVIAGGGPSGSAAAWQAAQTGAKVVVLDKAEFPRAKPCGDGLTARAVSYLQKMGLAHEVAEFHRVNRVTVFSPSQWELSFPKRPGMPDHGHTVSREHLDTLLLKHAESAGAEVRQSSEVTGPIVENGRVVGVTCKSGEKVYGDAVIAADGAYSPIKRALKIDSEYNGYSAIAIRSEMHANRPDSDSLDIYLKLAFQGDQLPGYGWVFPMGNGLFNIGLGYVNSYKNWQSINATQFLGEFLRTLPQDWELPPIEELKKNKSVRAWRLPMGFTAWPPWRPGVLFTGDSLGAGKPASGAGISKALESGLAAGECAIAALQNGGPDDFTNYAQRMEAAWGKEYRRGRYFHKLLGYPKFANAGIKMIDNAAFRDRMLKALYKKAQGPKHTVKK
- the nrdF gene encoding class 1b ribonucleoside-diphosphate reductase subunit beta, giving the protein MKLIDRVSAINWNRLQDEKDAEVWDRLTGNFWLPEKVPVSNDIPSWNTLTAHEKQLTMRVFTGLTLLDTIQGTVGAVSLIPDALTPHEEAVYTNIAFMESVHARSYSNIFSTLCSTAEIDDAFRWSEENPNLQRKAEIVMQYYKGDEPLKRKVASTLLESFLFYSGFYLPMYWSSRAKLTNTADMIRLIIRDEAVHGYYIGYKYQRGLALEDEARKQELKDYTYELLFELYDNEVEYTQDLYDEVGLTEDVKKFLRYNANKALMNLGYEALFPRDETDVNPAILSALSPNADENHDFFSGSGSSYVIGKAVNTEDEDWDF
- a CDS encoding TetR/AcrR family transcriptional regulator → MRRGSRSHSAEPGVKVDARSERWREHRKKVRSEIVDAAFRAIDRLGPELSLREIAEEAGTAKPKIYRHFTDKSDLFQAVGERLRDMLWAAIFPSINLSTDPAREVIRRSVEQYVRLVDEHPNVLRFLIQGRFAEQSESTMRALNEGREITLAMANMFDNELRDMELDATALELAAYSAFGSIASATDWWLGTEQDSPRRMPPDEFVAHLTTIMVGSINGTCELLGIKIDADLPLHEGVRRREHVA
- a CDS encoding IS30 family transposase; this translates as MRPSRYACVGRQFWGHVGDGTSVVEAAQAVGVSVRTGWRWFADAGGVRPKFPDETGVRKWSRLGEDERNEIQDGIARGESIRQIGRRLGRPASTVMREIDRNAFCRGRYRSRYRFGAQRHGGWDATPRYRAGVAQARAHARARRPKPRKLATNERLHLEVQNRLLDDHSPQQIANRLPIEFPDDAEMRVSHETIYQSIYVQGKGNLRRELHKCLRTGRALRKPQRRGNQRRGQIRDMVNISERPPEVEDRAVPGHWEGDLIMGSTASGSAIGTVVERMTRFVLLLHLPDDHGALAVQEAIVAKMAQLPAILRKTLTWDQGKEMANHAAIAAATELDIYFCDPHSPWQRGTNENTNGLLRQYFAKGTDLSIFPADYLDYVAAKLNNRPRQTLSWKTPAETLDELLSNPSKPPAVAITA
- a CDS encoding NAD(P)/FAD-dependent oxidoreductase; the protein is MTVAPERAADTTQQPVHTRALIIGTGFSGLGMAIELQRRGVEFLILEKADEIGGTWRDNTYPGCACDIPSHMYSFSFEPKPDWKHMWSFQPEIFDYLKGVTEKYGLRRYISFHSHVDRAHWDDDELRWHVFTKDGREFVAQFVVSGVGGLHIPLIPEFEGLDEFTGAAFHSAQWDHSVDLTGKRVAVIGTGASAIQIVPEIVKDVGALHLYQRTPAWVMPRPNNPIPQWMRDAFTNVPGTRAAMRAGIYWIHEAVGFAMTKQPRLLKIGELMGKWNIRRSIEDPELRRKLTPNYRAGCKRILNSDTYYVGIANPKTEVITDKIARFTPRGIVTADGVERDVDVVVFATGFHVTDSYTYVDIKGPGGEDLGDRWTREGVSALHGITIADMPNLFFLLGPNTALGHNSVVFMIESQIRYAAHAIAAVDKAGAQALAPTREAADAYNAELQRQLAGTVWSTGGCQSWYLDEHGVNRTLWSGMTWQYWLSTRKFKASEYKFLGVGKRN